The Nerophis ophidion isolate RoL-2023_Sa linkage group LG24, RoL_Noph_v1.0, whole genome shotgun sequence genome includes a region encoding these proteins:
- the eapp gene encoding E2F-associated phosphoprotein isoform X2: MDKLGDVDSYEIEEPSDEERAATSSEDELDVLLSGTVEQKKKLIREYLTGESESSSGDDFQKEMEAELTTTIKTMEDTWGPTCTTGSVVRSNPPMYDNIYFDSDSDSEPEDEQPSSSSSGGRRRAQRVVLTNDELLYDPDEDDRDQAWVDARRRRYNRKRASTGANGRRSQPASLPSSDAVLNCPACMTTLCLDCQRHDKYRTQYRAMFVMNCTVRKDQVLRYQSPPGRKPRHGKRRKAEDETPAPAPAGMDTEEVYRPVCCSECSTEVAVMDKDEVYHFFNILSSHC, translated from the exons ATGGACAAACTGGGGGATGTGGACTCTTACGAGATCGAGGAGCCGAGCGACGAGGAGAGAGCAGCGACCAG ttCGGAGGACGAGCTGGACGTGCTGCTGAGCGGCACAGTGGAGCAGAAGAAGAAGCTGATCAGAGAGTATTTGACGGGGGAAAGTGAGTCCTCCAGCGGGGATGACTTCCAGAAGGAGATGGAAGCTGAGCTCACCACCACCATTAAGACCATGGAGGACACCTGGGGACCCACCTGCACtacag GCAGCGTGGTGAGGAGCAACCCTCCCATGTACGACAACATCTACTtcgactcggactcggactctgaGCCGGAAGACGAGCAGCCCA GTAGTAGTAGCTCTGGTGGGCGGCGGCGGGCGCAGCGGGTCGTCCTGACCAACGACGAGCTGCTGTACGACCCCGACGAGGACGATCGGGACCAGGCCTGGGTGGACGCCAGACGCAGGCG CTACAACAGGAAGCGAGCGTCCACGGGGGCCAACGGGCGGCGCTCGCAGCCCGCCAGTCTCCCCAGCAGCGACGCCGTCCTCAACTGTCCCGCCTGCATGACCACGCTGTGTCTGGACTGTCAGAG GCACGACAAGTACCGCACGCAGTACCGCGCCATGTTTGTCATGAACTGCACGGTGAGGAAGGACCAGGTGCTGCGCTACCAAAGCCCCCCGGGCAGGAAGCCCCGCCACGGGAAGCGGAGGAAGGCAGAGGACGAGACGCCGGCGCCCGCTCCAGCGGGGATGGACACCGAGGAGGTCTACCGCCCCGTGTGCTGCTCCGAGTGTTCCACGGAGGTGGCCGTGATGGACAAGGACGAGGTCTACCACTTCTTCAACATCCTCTCCAGCCACTGCTGA
- the eapp gene encoding E2F-associated phosphoprotein isoform X1 produces MDKLGDVDSYEIEEPSDEERAATSSEDELDVLLSGTVEQKKKLIREYLTGESESSSGDDFQKEMEAELTTTIKTMEDTWGPTCTTAGSVVRSNPPMYDNIYFDSDSDSEPEDEQPSSSSSGGRRRAQRVVLTNDELLYDPDEDDRDQAWVDARRRRYNRKRASTGANGRRSQPASLPSSDAVLNCPACMTTLCLDCQRHDKYRTQYRAMFVMNCTVRKDQVLRYQSPPGRKPRHGKRRKAEDETPAPAPAGMDTEEVYRPVCCSECSTEVAVMDKDEVYHFFNILSSHC; encoded by the exons ATGGACAAACTGGGGGATGTGGACTCTTACGAGATCGAGGAGCCGAGCGACGAGGAGAGAGCAGCGACCAG ttCGGAGGACGAGCTGGACGTGCTGCTGAGCGGCACAGTGGAGCAGAAGAAGAAGCTGATCAGAGAGTATTTGACGGGGGAAAGTGAGTCCTCCAGCGGGGATGACTTCCAGAAGGAGATGGAAGCTGAGCTCACCACCACCATTAAGACCATGGAGGACACCTGGGGACCCACCTGCACtacag CAGGCAGCGTGGTGAGGAGCAACCCTCCCATGTACGACAACATCTACTtcgactcggactcggactctgaGCCGGAAGACGAGCAGCCCA GTAGTAGTAGCTCTGGTGGGCGGCGGCGGGCGCAGCGGGTCGTCCTGACCAACGACGAGCTGCTGTACGACCCCGACGAGGACGATCGGGACCAGGCCTGGGTGGACGCCAGACGCAGGCG CTACAACAGGAAGCGAGCGTCCACGGGGGCCAACGGGCGGCGCTCGCAGCCCGCCAGTCTCCCCAGCAGCGACGCCGTCCTCAACTGTCCCGCCTGCATGACCACGCTGTGTCTGGACTGTCAGAG GCACGACAAGTACCGCACGCAGTACCGCGCCATGTTTGTCATGAACTGCACGGTGAGGAAGGACCAGGTGCTGCGCTACCAAAGCCCCCCGGGCAGGAAGCCCCGCCACGGGAAGCGGAGGAAGGCAGAGGACGAGACGCCGGCGCCCGCTCCAGCGGGGATGGACACCGAGGAGGTCTACCGCCCCGTGTGCTGCTCCGAGTGTTCCACGGAGGTGGCCGTGATGGACAAGGACGAGGTCTACCACTTCTTCAACATCCTCTCCAGCCACTGCTGA